One window of Streptomyces sp. NBC_00273 genomic DNA carries:
- a CDS encoding GNAT family N-acetyltransferase, whose product MPSTDTSAPAPAARSAHDPRTATGVVEVAGGRRAQRLNAELLPLLAEADLLDSPAIWGSVTTPAGAFRLEPVRPGRDLELLTGWMNDPEVAAYWELAGPAAVTAAHLRVQLDGDGHSIPCLGLLDGTPMSYWEIYRADLDPLSGHYPARPHDMGIHLLIGDGTNRGRGLGTALLRAVADLVLGNRPRCTRVLAEPDIRNTPSVSAFLNSGFRCSAEIDLPEKRAALMIRERVLRNLL is encoded by the coding sequence ATGCCCTCCACCGACACTTCAGCCCCAGCTCCAGCCGCGCGCTCCGCCCACGACCCACGCACCGCCACCGGCGTCGTCGAAGTCGCCGGCGGAAGGCGCGCACAACGCCTCAACGCGGAGCTGTTGCCCTTGCTCGCCGAGGCCGACCTGCTCGATTCCCCCGCCATCTGGGGCAGCGTCACCACACCCGCCGGAGCATTCCGCCTCGAACCCGTGCGACCCGGCCGTGACCTGGAGCTACTCACCGGCTGGATGAACGATCCCGAGGTGGCCGCCTACTGGGAGCTTGCGGGCCCCGCCGCGGTCACCGCCGCCCACCTGCGGGTCCAGCTCGACGGCGACGGCCACAGCATCCCTTGCCTCGGCCTCCTCGACGGCACGCCGATGAGTTACTGGGAGATCTACCGGGCCGACCTCGACCCGCTCTCCGGGCACTACCCGGCGCGCCCCCACGACATGGGTATCCACCTGCTCATCGGAGACGGCACGAACCGCGGCCGCGGACTGGGAACAGCTCTGCTGCGTGCCGTCGCCGACCTGGTCCTCGGCAACCGTCCCCGCTGCACACGCGTCCTCGCGGAACCGGACATCCGCAACACCCCCTCCGTATCAGCCTTCCTGAACTCCGGTTTCCGCTGCTCCGCGGAAATCGACCTTCCCGAGAAGCGGGCCGCCCTGATGATCCGGGAGCGGGTACTGCGCAATCTCCTCTGA
- a CDS encoding IucA/IucC family protein, which produces MPDPHQSTPITETQPLSPDRPAPLPPGPGPAPAAAGPAQALPHPLPDHEEAAAPVQPSPPPGTAAPLREAAEPPSPTPPRSDAPEAQGSGAAVSPTTRPVPAEDAPTPPPAGTPPHADGATAEHPQPRPGGAPGAPAEQLPPVAAASVTGTGAGATATVPRQKDGTPRPRSGWTSPLRLEPTTLPDLLNHPDPAVAAEAAAVENLLRCWVRESGLGRPDGPAGTPLRIPLPASGTALLVPVRHWSHAGWHRFGAVRLEGTTAAAPSLDAVTIAALIAREGTSGGRGAADLVGRVADSVRRTAEFIADRRERPAAPAPIGGDRFLTAEQALLLGHPLQPDPKSREGLSEAEVRRYSPELHGSFPLHWFAVEPAALASESAWTESGRPVSAPQLLGRLAPGLPLPGGTTPLPLHPWQAHDLLRRPAVSALLDAGLLHDLGPHGEPWYPTSSVRTVHRPGAPAMLKLSLGLRITNSRRENLRKELHRGVEVHRLLRTGLAEQWQASHPAFDIVRDPAWVAVDAPDGTPVPGLDALLRHNPFRSGDDPVCIAALTAPRPWPGRTTMSSRLAELVTGLATATGHTTSAVAAEWFLRYLDHVVLPVLAFDALAGIALEAHQQNTLVLLDPAGWPIGGRYRDNQGYYFRESRRAELEHRLPGIGSASDTFVSDAVTDERFAYYLGINNVLGLIGAFGSQRLADERVLLAAFRRFLAKAAGLGPLPARLLDSPTLRCKANLLTRLGGLDELVGPVDTQSVYVTITNPLHD; this is translated from the coding sequence ATGCCAGATCCGCACCAGTCCACCCCGATCACGGAGACCCAGCCGCTGTCTCCCGACCGGCCCGCCCCGCTGCCGCCGGGGCCTGGGCCGGCCCCAGCGGCAGCGGGTCCGGCCCAGGCGCTGCCGCACCCGCTCCCGGACCACGAGGAGGCCGCCGCCCCGGTGCAGCCGTCACCGCCGCCCGGCACCGCGGCGCCGCTGCGGGAGGCCGCGGAGCCCCCGTCCCCGACGCCGCCCCGGTCCGACGCCCCCGAGGCACAGGGCTCGGGGGCCGCGGTCAGCCCGACGACCCGGCCCGTACCCGCCGAGGACGCACCCACCCCGCCCCCGGCCGGCACGCCACCCCACGCCGATGGGGCCACGGCCGAACACCCGCAGCCTCGCCCGGGTGGCGCCCCCGGAGCACCGGCCGAGCAGCTCCCCCCGGTGGCGGCCGCGTCCGTCACCGGGACCGGCGCCGGGGCGACGGCCACGGTGCCGCGGCAGAAGGACGGCACGCCCCGGCCCCGCTCCGGATGGACGAGCCCCCTCCGGCTGGAGCCGACCACACTGCCCGACCTCCTCAACCACCCCGACCCGGCCGTCGCCGCCGAGGCCGCGGCCGTGGAGAACCTGCTCCGCTGCTGGGTCCGCGAATCCGGTCTCGGCCGCCCCGACGGCCCGGCCGGCACCCCCCTGCGCATCCCCCTTCCCGCTTCCGGTACCGCCCTGCTCGTCCCGGTCCGCCACTGGTCCCACGCCGGCTGGCACCGATTCGGTGCGGTCCGACTCGAAGGCACGACCGCTGCCGCGCCCTCCCTCGACGCCGTCACCATCGCCGCGCTCATCGCCCGTGAAGGCACGAGCGGTGGTCGAGGCGCCGCCGACCTCGTCGGCCGGGTTGCCGACTCGGTGCGCCGCACCGCCGAATTCATCGCCGACCGGCGGGAACGCCCCGCCGCCCCGGCCCCCATTGGCGGGGACCGATTCCTCACCGCCGAGCAGGCGCTCCTCCTCGGTCACCCCCTCCAGCCGGACCCGAAGAGCCGTGAAGGACTCTCCGAGGCCGAGGTACGCCGCTACTCACCCGAACTCCACGGCTCCTTCCCCTTGCACTGGTTCGCGGTCGAACCCGCGGCTCTCGCGAGCGAATCGGCCTGGACCGAGAGCGGCCGCCCCGTCTCCGCCCCACAACTCCTCGGCCGACTCGCCCCCGGGCTCCCGCTGCCGGGCGGCACCACCCCCCTTCCCCTACACCCCTGGCAGGCCCATGACCTGCTCCGGCGCCCCGCCGTCTCCGCCCTCCTTGACGCGGGACTTCTGCACGACCTCGGCCCGCACGGCGAGCCCTGGTACCCCACCTCCTCCGTCCGCACCGTCCACCGCCCGGGCGCCCCCGCGATGCTCAAGCTCTCCCTGGGCCTGCGCATCACCAACTCCCGCCGCGAGAACCTCCGCAAGGAACTCCACCGCGGTGTCGAGGTACACCGGCTGCTCCGCACCGGCCTCGCCGAGCAGTGGCAGGCGTCCCACCCCGCTTTCGACATCGTCCGCGACCCCGCCTGGGTCGCCGTGGACGCCCCGGACGGAACCCCCGTGCCCGGACTCGACGCCCTGCTGCGCCACAACCCCTTCCGTTCTGGCGACGACCCGGTCTGCATCGCCGCACTCACCGCCCCCCGCCCGTGGCCCGGCCGGACCACCATGAGCTCCCGCCTCGCCGAACTCGTCACCGGACTCGCCACCGCCACCGGCCACACCACGTCGGCCGTCGCCGCCGAGTGGTTCCTGCGCTACCTCGACCACGTGGTGCTGCCGGTCCTCGCCTTCGATGCGCTCGCCGGTATCGCCCTCGAAGCGCACCAACAGAACACCCTGGTGCTCCTCGACCCGGCCGGCTGGCCGATCGGCGGCCGCTACCGCGACAACCAGGGCTACTACTTCCGCGAATCTCGCCGCGCGGAACTGGAGCACCGGCTCCCCGGCATCGGCAGCGCCAGCGACACCTTCGTGTCCGACGCCGTCACCGACGAACGCTTCGCCTACTACCTCGGCATCAACAACGTGCTCGGCCTCATCGGCGCCTTCGGATCCCAGCGGCTCGCGGACGAACGGGTCCTCCTCGCCGCCTTCCGCCGTTTCCTCGCCAAGGCCGCCGGACTCGGCCCGCTCCCCGCACGGCTGCTCGACTCGCCCACCCTGCGCTGCAAGGCGAATCTGCTCACCCGCCTGGGCGGCCTCGACGAGCTGGTCGGCCCCGTCGACACACAGTCCGTCTACGTCACCATCACCAACCCCCTTCACGATTGA
- a CDS encoding diaminobutyrate--2-oxoglutarate transaminase family protein — protein MFETQSGRAISAGGPTLVAVTEPAAAAAATEIPTQVPPQGSRGPDPDGPDGPGVTEGPGGSVAPESILRRQAQRESAARTYARSLPIVPVRARGLTIEGADGRRYLDCLSGAGTLALGHNHPVVLEAIRGVLDSGAPLHVLDLATPVKDAFTTELFANLPPALAADARIQFCGPAGTDAVEAALKLVRTATGRPGLLAFTGAYHGMTAGALDASGGAPGVRVTRLPYPQDLRCPFGVGGPEGAELSARWTENLLDDPKGGVPAPAGMIVEPVQGEGGVIPAPDGWLRRMREITAARGIPLIADEVQTGVGRTGAFWGVDHAGVVPDVMVLSKAIGGSLPLAVIVYRAGLDVWAPGAHAGTFRGNQLAMAAGTATLAFVRENRLAERAAALGERMLAALRGLACGHPCIGEVRGRGLMIGIELIDPDTGAAAPSLAAAVRQECLDRGLIVELGGRHGAVVRLLPPLTLTDEQAAAVLDRLADAIPAAARRTH, from the coding sequence ATGTTCGAGACGCAATCCGGAAGAGCAATCAGTGCGGGAGGACCGACACTCGTGGCTGTCACCGAGCCGGCCGCGGCGGCGGCCGCGACAGAGATCCCGACTCAAGTGCCGCCGCAGGGAAGCCGGGGACCGGACCCGGACGGCCCGGACGGCCCGGGCGTGACCGAGGGGCCGGGGGGTTCGGTCGCTCCTGAGAGCATCCTGCGCAGACAGGCGCAGCGGGAGTCCGCCGCCCGGACGTACGCGCGCTCGCTGCCCATCGTCCCCGTGCGGGCCCGCGGACTCACCATCGAGGGGGCCGACGGGCGGCGTTACCTCGACTGCCTCTCCGGCGCAGGCACGCTCGCCCTCGGGCACAACCATCCGGTGGTGCTCGAAGCCATCCGGGGCGTCCTCGACTCGGGGGCCCCGCTGCACGTGTTGGACCTCGCGACCCCGGTCAAGGACGCCTTCACCACCGAGCTGTTCGCCAACCTGCCGCCCGCGCTGGCCGCCGACGCGCGCATCCAGTTCTGCGGTCCGGCCGGAACGGACGCCGTGGAAGCCGCCCTCAAACTGGTGCGCACCGCGACCGGCCGCCCCGGGCTGCTCGCCTTCACCGGCGCCTACCACGGCATGACCGCCGGGGCCTTGGACGCCTCGGGAGGTGCCCCCGGGGTACGGGTGACCCGGCTGCCGTACCCGCAGGACCTCCGTTGCCCGTTCGGAGTCGGCGGCCCCGAGGGCGCCGAACTCTCCGCGCGCTGGACGGAGAACCTGCTGGACGACCCGAAGGGCGGGGTGCCCGCCCCCGCAGGCATGATCGTCGAACCCGTACAGGGCGAGGGCGGGGTGATCCCCGCCCCGGACGGCTGGCTGCGCCGGATGCGCGAGATCACCGCGGCGCGCGGGATCCCGCTGATCGCCGACGAGGTGCAGACCGGCGTCGGCCGGACCGGTGCCTTCTGGGGAGTCGACCACGCCGGGGTGGTGCCCGACGTGATGGTCCTCTCCAAGGCGATCGGCGGCAGCCTGCCGCTCGCGGTGATCGTGTATCGGGCCGGCCTGGACGTCTGGGCCCCCGGCGCGCACGCGGGCACCTTCCGCGGTAACCAGCTCGCCATGGCCGCCGGTACCGCCACGCTCGCCTTCGTCCGCGAGAACCGGCTCGCCGAGCGCGCCGCCGCCCTGGGGGAACGGATGCTGGCGGCCCTGCGCGGCCTGGCCTGCGGCCATCCCTGCATCGGAGAGGTACGGGGCCGGGGCCTGATGATCGGCATCGAACTCATCGACCCCGACACCGGGGCCGCCGCACCGTCCCTCGCCGCTGCCGTCCGCCAGGAGTGCCTGGACCGCGGTCTGATCGTCGAGCTCGGCGGCCGCCACGGCGCCGTGGTGCGCCTCCTTCCTCCGCTGACCCTCACCGACGAGCAGGCCGCGGCGGTCCTCGACCGCCTGGCCGACGCCATCCCGGCCGCCGCCCGCCGGACCCACTGA
- a CDS encoding trypsin-like serine peptidase: MRSNRPVTAILCAATLALTAAACGPGDEEAGGDAKPTVAASLPGQDGIKIPDQLKDKLKEHGIDLEKWKGGEWKNWKREDWLREAGDYINPVIEGLWDPDRMRDAEQPQRPAVDPDAGKDQGVTDPTPAPVAAKQANPPYHTSVPSSGKVFFDGPEGSMVCSATVVKDPAHPGKSNMVWTAGHCVHAGKAGGWYRNIAFVPSYNNAGKQSAQLKGAPRETVAPFGVWWSDWAQTSDQWIASGGPTGGAGAPYDFAVLHVAPEKGSTKSLEETVGSALPVDFNAQAVPKVASLTATGYPAAAPFDGQRAFQCTDRPGRLSLNANDPVMYRIGCTMTGGSSGGGWITAGADGKPALVSNTSIGPAKAGWLAGPRLGPEAKGIFDAVSAKFK, translated from the coding sequence ATGCGATCGAACCGACCGGTCACCGCGATTCTGTGCGCGGCCACGCTCGCGCTGACCGCGGCTGCCTGCGGCCCCGGCGACGAGGAGGCCGGCGGCGACGCCAAGCCGACCGTGGCGGCGAGCCTGCCGGGCCAGGACGGGATCAAGATCCCGGACCAGCTCAAGGACAAGCTCAAGGAGCACGGTATAGACCTGGAGAAGTGGAAGGGGGGTGAGTGGAAGAACTGGAAGAGGGAGGACTGGCTCCGCGAGGCGGGCGACTACATCAACCCGGTCATCGAGGGCCTGTGGGACCCGGACCGCATGCGTGACGCCGAGCAGCCGCAGCGTCCGGCCGTCGACCCCGACGCGGGCAAGGACCAGGGCGTCACCGACCCGACCCCGGCGCCGGTTGCGGCCAAGCAGGCCAACCCGCCCTACCACACCAGCGTTCCGTCGTCCGGCAAGGTGTTCTTCGACGGCCCCGAGGGTTCGATGGTCTGCTCGGCGACCGTCGTCAAGGACCCGGCCCACCCCGGCAAGTCGAACATGGTCTGGACCGCGGGCCACTGCGTCCACGCGGGCAAGGCCGGCGGTTGGTACCGCAACATCGCCTTCGTCCCGTCCTACAACAACGCGGGCAAGCAGTCGGCGCAGCTCAAGGGCGCGCCCCGCGAGACGGTGGCCCCGTTCGGCGTGTGGTGGAGCGACTGGGCCCAGACCTCCGACCAGTGGATCGCGAGCGGCGGTCCGACCGGCGGCGCGGGTGCCCCGTACGACTTCGCGGTGCTCCACGTGGCGCCCGAGAAGGGCAGCACCAAGTCCCTGGAGGAGACCGTCGGTTCGGCGCTCCCGGTGGACTTCAACGCGCAGGCCGTGCCGAAGGTCGCGAGCCTCACGGCGACGGGCTACCCGGCGGCGGCTCCGTTCGACGGCCAGCGCGCCTTCCAGTGCACGGACAGGCCGGGCCGGCTGTCCCTGAACGCCAACGACCCGGTGATGTACCGCATCGGCTGCACCATGACCGGCGGTTCCTCCGGTGGCGGCTGGATCACGGCGGGCGCCGACGGCAAGCCGGCGCTGGTGTCGAACACCTCGATCGGCCCGGCCAAGGCGGGCTGGTTGGCCGGACCCCGGCTGGGGCCCGAGGCGAAGGGCATCTTCGACGCCGTCAGCGCCAAGTTCAAGTAG
- the hflX gene encoding GTPase HflX, with product MTSSSSPSQDARDAQDVRDPQSFTESLRADALMEEDVAWSHEIDGDRDGEQFERSERAALRRVAGLSTELEDVTEVEYRQLRLERVVLVGVWTSGTVNDAENSLAELAALAETAGALVLDGVIQRRDKPDPATFIGSGKARELRDIVMESGADTVVCDGELSPGQLIALEDVVKVKVVDRTALILDIFAQHAKSREGKAQVALAQMQYMLPRLRGWGASLSRQMGGGGGGGMATRGPGETKIETDRRRIREKMAKMRREIAEMKTGRDIKRQERRRNKVPSVAIAGYTNAGKSSLLNRLTGAGVLVENALFATLDPTVRRAETPSGRVYTLADTVGFVRHLPHHLVEAFRSTMEEVGDSDLILHIVDGSHPAPEEQLAAVREVIREVGAVNVPEIVVINKADAADPLVLQRLLRIERHSIAVSARTGMGIEELLALIDSELPRPEVEVEALVPYTRGSLVAKAHAEGEVISEEHTPDGTLLKARVHQELAADLAPYALAKR from the coding sequence ATGACCTCCTCTTCTTCCCCTTCCCAGGACGCGCGGGACGCACAGGACGTGCGGGACCCGCAGAGCTTCACCGAGAGCCTTCGGGCCGATGCCCTGATGGAAGAGGACGTCGCCTGGAGCCACGAGATCGACGGAGACCGGGACGGCGAGCAGTTCGAACGCTCGGAGCGCGCGGCCCTGCGTCGCGTGGCCGGCCTCTCCACCGAGCTCGAAGACGTCACCGAGGTCGAGTACCGGCAGCTGCGCCTGGAGCGCGTGGTACTGGTCGGTGTCTGGACCTCCGGCACGGTGAACGACGCGGAGAACTCCCTCGCGGAGCTCGCCGCCCTCGCCGAGACGGCGGGTGCTCTCGTACTCGACGGTGTGATCCAGCGCCGTGACAAGCCGGACCCGGCCACCTTCATCGGCTCGGGCAAGGCGCGCGAGCTGCGTGACATCGTCATGGAGAGCGGCGCCGACACCGTCGTGTGCGACGGTGAGCTCAGCCCCGGCCAGCTCATCGCCCTTGAGGACGTCGTCAAGGTGAAGGTGGTCGACCGGACCGCGCTGATCCTCGACATCTTCGCCCAGCACGCCAAGTCCCGAGAGGGCAAGGCACAGGTCGCCCTCGCGCAGATGCAGTACATGCTGCCGCGACTGCGCGGCTGGGGTGCCTCGCTGTCCCGGCAGATGGGTGGCGGCGGCGGTGGCGGCATGGCCACCCGAGGCCCCGGTGAGACCAAGATCGAGACCGACCGGCGTCGGATCCGCGAGAAGATGGCGAAGATGCGCCGGGAGATCGCGGAGATGAAGACCGGCCGTGACATCAAGCGGCAGGAACGGCGCCGCAACAAGGTGCCCTCGGTCGCGATCGCCGGTTACACCAACGCGGGCAAGTCCTCGCTGCTCAACCGCCTCACGGGCGCGGGCGTGCTGGTGGAGAACGCACTGTTCGCCACCCTCGACCCGACCGTGCGCCGGGCCGAGACGCCGAGCGGCCGGGTCTACACCCTGGCCGACACGGTCGGCTTCGTCCGGCACCTGCCCCACCACCTCGTCGAGGCCTTCCGCTCCACGATGGAGGAGGTCGGGGACTCCGACCTGATCCTGCACATCGTGGACGGCTCGCACCCGGCGCCGGAGGAGCAGCTGGCGGCGGTGCGCGAGGTGATCCGCGAGGTCGGCGCGGTGAACGTGCCCGAAATCGTCGTGATCAACAAGGCGGACGCCGCGGACCCGCTGGTCCTGCAGCGGCTGCTGCGGATCGAGCGGCACTCCATCGCCGTCTCGGCGCGCACGGGCATGGGCATCGAGGAACTCCTCGCGCTCATCGACTCCGAGCTGCCGCGGCCCGAGGTCGAGGTGGAGGCCCTGGTGCCGTACACGCGCGGCTCGCTGGTCGCCAAGGCGCACGCCGAGGGTGAGGTGATCTCCGAGGAGCACACCCCGGACGGCACCCTGCTCAAGGCGCGGGTCCACCAGGAACTGGCGGCGGACCTGGCGCCGTACGCGCTCGCGAAGCGCTGA
- a CDS encoding M1 family metallopeptidase has translation MQLSSPRLRATLLAAASLTLVAAVLPPPTPLGIGDRLFPELGNPGYDVLSYDLSFAYKDNLNPLDAVTVIDARALERLERINLDFTHGKVASAEVNGEPARFESVAEDLVLTPARPVADNMPLRITIRHTSDPRGRGDGGWVPTEDGLAMANQADAAHRVFPCNDHPADKAFFTFRITAPAGLTAVANGESVAPAVRLGPTTTWTYRTRHPMATELAQVSVGRSEVVHGTGPHGLPLRDVVPAQDRQRLDPWLKKTAGHIEWMEERVGRYPFENYGVLIARATTGFELETQTLSLFESNLFASGGYPDWYVESVMVHELAHQWFGDSVTPRTWSDLWLNEGHATWYEALYADGLGKYSLERRMREAYQRSDQWRAAGGPPAAPKAAAPGEKIGLFRPVVYDGSALILYALRQEIGTEAFEKIERRWVAENRDGIAGTADFVRLASQEAGRDLTAFLEPWLYGATTPPMPGHPEWSGKAASGTAAASKAAPGKAAADESAR, from the coding sequence ATGCAGCTCTCCTCCCCGCGCCTGCGCGCCACCCTGCTCGCCGCGGCCTCCCTCACCCTCGTCGCCGCCGTCCTGCCCCCACCGACGCCACTGGGCATCGGCGACCGGCTCTTCCCGGAGCTCGGGAACCCCGGGTACGACGTGCTCTCGTACGACCTGTCCTTCGCCTACAAGGACAACCTGAACCCGCTCGACGCGGTCACCGTCATCGACGCCCGCGCCCTGGAGCGGCTGGAGCGCATCAATCTGGACTTCACCCACGGCAAGGTGGCGTCCGCAGAGGTCAACGGGGAGCCGGCGCGGTTCGAGAGCGTGGCCGAGGACCTGGTCCTCACGCCCGCGCGCCCGGTGGCGGACAACATGCCGCTGCGCATCACCATCCGGCACACCAGCGATCCGCGCGGCCGCGGCGACGGCGGCTGGGTGCCCACGGAGGACGGCCTGGCCATGGCCAACCAGGCCGACGCCGCGCACCGCGTCTTCCCCTGCAACGACCACCCCGCCGACAAGGCGTTCTTCACCTTCCGGATCACGGCCCCGGCCGGTCTCACAGCCGTCGCCAACGGGGAGTCGGTGGCCCCCGCCGTGCGGCTCGGCCCCACGACGACCTGGACGTACCGCACCCGGCACCCGATGGCCACCGAGCTGGCCCAGGTCTCGGTGGGCCGCTCCGAGGTCGTGCACGGCACCGGACCGCACGGGCTGCCGCTGCGCGACGTGGTGCCCGCCCAGGACCGGCAGCGGCTGGACCCCTGGCTCAAGAAGACCGCGGGCCACATCGAGTGGATGGAGGAGCGGGTCGGCCGCTACCCCTTCGAGAACTACGGGGTGCTGATCGCGCGGGCCACGACCGGCTTCGAGCTGGAGACGCAGACCCTCTCGCTCTTCGAGAGCAACCTGTTCGCGAGCGGCGGCTACCCCGACTGGTACGTCGAGTCCGTGATGGTCCACGAGCTCGCCCACCAGTGGTTCGGCGACAGCGTCACCCCGCGGACCTGGTCCGACCTGTGGCTCAACGAGGGGCACGCCACCTGGTACGAGGCCCTGTACGCGGACGGACTCGGCAAGTACTCCCTGGAGCGGCGCATGCGCGAGGCGTACCAGCGCTCCGACCAGTGGCGGGCGGCGGGCGGCCCACCGGCCGCTCCGAAGGCCGCCGCACCCGGCGAGAAGATCGGGCTGTTCCGGCCGGTGGTCTACGACGGCTCCGCACTGATCCTGTACGCCCTGCGGCAGGAGATCGGCACCGAAGCCTTCGAGAAGATCGAACGGCGCTGGGTCGCGGAGAACCGGGACGGGATCGCGGGGACGGCCGACTTCGTGCGCCTGGCCTCGCAGGAGGCGGGCCGCGACCTCACGGCCTTCCTGGAGCCCTGGCTGTACGGGGCCACCACCCCGCCGATGCCGGGGCACCCGGAGTGGAGCGGCAAGGCGGCCTCCGGCACGGCGGCCGCCAGCAAGGCGGCTCCCGGCAAGGCCGCGGCGGACGAGAGCGCCCGATAA
- a CDS encoding RelA/SpoT family protein, with the protein MSAEATNPEAHPEARPELRRRGRTRLDLRRLGRAALLGPTSRDRLPDAIGHVAEAHRAHHPDADLSVLRRAYLLAETSHRGQMRKSGEPYITHPLAVTLILAELGAETTTLTASLLHDTVEDTEVTLDQVRAEFGDEVCFIVDGVTKVEKIDYGAAAEPETFRKMLVATGNDVRVMSIKLADRLHNMRTLGVMRPEKQARIAKVTRDVLIPLAERLGVQALKTELEDLVFAILHPEEYESTRALIAAHAGERDPLPAIADSVRGVLRDAGIAAEVEVRPRHFVSVHRISRTRGELRGSDFGRILVLVGENADCYAVLGELHTCFTPVVSEFKDFIATPKFNLYQSLHTAFATPEGYVAEVIVRTRQMHRVAEAGVVALGNPYATATPDAAADPDEERVDPTRPGWLSRLLDWQQSAPDPDTFWTVLRAELAQDREITVFRADGGTLGLPAGASCIDAAYAQHGGAAHGCIGARVNGRLTSLSSVLSDGDTVQLLLAQDASSGPAAEWLDHARTPAARIAISSWLESHPDRAMATTSAARAPLSVVGARGGGANAVADLPDATVRLAGCCTPVPPDAVAGFLVRGGAVTVHRIHCAAVAQMRAVGRTSVAVHWRATADCRVTLRAESFGRPHLLADLTEAIAREGVEVVSATVEPPVEQRVRHSYTLQLPDAAGLPALMRAMRDVPGVYDVSRV; encoded by the coding sequence ATGAGTGCAGAGGCCACGAACCCCGAAGCACACCCCGAAGCGCGCCCTGAGCTCCGCAGACGTGGTCGGACCAGGCTCGATCTGCGCCGGCTCGGGCGCGCGGCCCTGCTCGGGCCGACGTCACGAGACCGGCTTCCGGACGCGATCGGCCATGTTGCCGAGGCCCACCGCGCCCACCACCCGGACGCCGATTTGTCCGTTCTGCGCCGCGCTTATCTCCTCGCGGAGACCTCGCATCGCGGCCAGATGCGAAAAAGTGGTGAGCCGTACATCACACATCCACTCGCCGTCACCCTGATCCTCGCCGAACTCGGCGCCGAAACCACGACCTTGACGGCCTCTCTGCTCCACGACACCGTCGAGGACACCGAGGTGACCCTCGACCAGGTCCGGGCGGAGTTCGGCGACGAGGTGTGCTTCATCGTCGACGGCGTCACCAAGGTGGAGAAGATCGACTACGGCGCCGCCGCCGAACCCGAGACCTTCCGCAAGATGCTCGTCGCCACCGGCAACGACGTCCGCGTCATGTCCATCAAACTCGCCGACCGGCTGCACAACATGCGCACCCTGGGCGTGATGCGCCCCGAGAAGCAGGCCCGCATCGCCAAGGTCACCCGCGACGTGCTCATCCCGCTGGCCGAACGGCTCGGCGTCCAGGCCCTCAAGACCGAGCTGGAAGACCTCGTCTTCGCGATCCTGCACCCCGAGGAGTACGAGAGCACCCGCGCACTCATCGCCGCCCATGCCGGGGAACGCGACCCGCTGCCCGCCATCGCCGACTCCGTACGGGGCGTCCTGCGCGACGCCGGCATCGCCGCCGAAGTAGAGGTCCGACCACGGCACTTCGTCTCCGTCCACCGCATCTCCCGCACCCGCGGCGAACTGCGCGGCTCCGACTTCGGCCGCATCCTCGTCCTCGTCGGCGAGAACGCCGACTGCTACGCCGTGCTCGGCGAGCTGCACACCTGCTTCACTCCGGTCGTCTCGGAGTTCAAGGACTTCATCGCCACCCCGAAGTTCAACCTCTACCAGTCGCTGCACACCGCCTTCGCCACCCCCGAGGGCTACGTGGCCGAGGTCATCGTGCGGACCCGGCAGATGCACCGCGTTGCCGAGGCCGGCGTGGTCGCCCTAGGCAATCCGTACGCCACCGCGACGCCCGATGCCGCCGCCGACCCGGACGAGGAGCGCGTGGACCCCACGCGGCCCGGCTGGCTGTCCCGACTGCTCGACTGGCAGCAGTCCGCGCCCGACCCCGACACCTTCTGGACCGTGCTCCGGGCGGAGCTCGCCCAGGACCGGGAGATCACCGTGTTCCGGGCCGACGGGGGCACGCTGGGCCTGCCGGCCGGGGCCAGCTGTATCGACGCCGCCTACGCGCAGCACGGCGGGGCGGCCCACGGCTGTATCGGCGCCCGCGTCAACGGGCGCCTCACCTCCCTGTCCTCCGTACTGTCCGACGGGGACACCGTCCAGCTGCTGCTCGCGCAGGACGCCTCCTCCGGACCCGCCGCCGAGTGGCTGGACCACGCGCGGACCCCCGCCGCCCGGATCGCCATCAGCAGCTGGCTCGAATCCCATCCCGACCGCGCCATGGCCACCACCTCGGCCGCCCGGGCGCCGCTCTCGGTGGTCGGGGCCCGCGGCGGCGGGGCCAACGCCGTCGCCGACCTGCCGGACGCCACCGTGCGGCTGGCCGGGTGCTGCACCCCGGTGCCACCGGACGCCGTCGCCGGGTTCCTGGTCCGCGGCGGGGCCGTCACCGTGCACCGCATCCACTGCGCGGCGGTGGCGCAGATGCGCGCCGTGGGGCGCACCTCCGTCGCCGTGCACTGGCGGGCGACGGCGGACTGCCGGGTCACCCTGCGCGCTGAATCGTTCGGTCGCCCGCACCTGCTGGCCGATCTGACCGAGGCCATCGCCCGCGAGGGGGTCGAGGTGGTCTCCGCGACCGTGGAGCCCCCGGTCGAGCAGCGGGTCCGGCACAGCTACACCCTGCAGCTGCCCGACGCCGCCGGGCTGCCCGCGCTGATGCGGGCGATGCGGGACGTGCCGGGCGTGTACGACGTCAGCCGGGTGTAG